In Paenibacillus protaetiae, the genomic stretch TTACAAGGTTGAGCTTGAGCCGGCAGGAGCGGGAAGGAACTTCTGGCAGGGGGAGCTGTGGGAGGAATCGCTGTACGGCTGGACAAATGGCTCGTATGACTTCCGTTTTACGGTTTACTACAGCAACGGCACGGTCAAAGAAGCCGTATCCACCATTATTATATCCGGCACAGCAGACGAGCTGCTTGGCGTGCATCGAGTTCACTAGCACCGGGGCACAAGCTGAGGATGCCCTGGCGCCCTAGCAGTTTGTGCTCCGCAGCGCCTTACGTTAGTTGGCGCGCAGCGCGCTCGGCGGACCGCGGCTGCTGCAGCCATAAACATAGAAGCATCTAAATCCGCATAACAGCGGGTTTAGATGCTTCTGTTTCTGCTGGCAGCGCCGGCAGGCATTTATAAAAACATCGTCGCATTAAAATAACGTTTGGACACGGAATGGCAATAGGCGGTTTGAATGGAGACCGCCGCAATCAGCATAAAATTGCGGACTGCTTCGCGCTGCCTGCCGGTAAGCTCGGGCAGCGTGCGGGCGTAACGGTTAGCCGCGGCAAGCACCATTTGCTCCGTTACAAAATCCTGTTTATAGTTTTCCGAATCCGTCGCTTTCGCTTCAATCTGCCTGTGAGTGGCGTCAAGCTGCTCGAACATGTCCGAATAAGCTTCATATAACGAAACGGGGCCAACGAGATCGTCATTCTCGTCTTCCGGTTTGTTGAATAAAATACAGAACAACTTGCGAATCGACTCGAAATCCAGGTTATATTTCAAGTCATCAATTATAAACAGCAGTGCTGCCTGATTAATTGAATATTTTTTGCCGACCTTCGGGCAGTCGAAATAGGGCTTGAAATCGCGTTTGACCCAGTTTTGCATCGCAGTCAGCGAAACGCCGGAATATTCGATCAGCCGGCCAAGCGCGGCAATTTCCTGGAGAGAAAACCCTTTCACCCGCGTTCCTTTAATCAGCTTTTCAATGACGGGAGGCAGGGAGGTCGAGAGAAAGGCGGGCATGGCCGAACCTTGCTGCTGATCATTAAGATGGCTGCTTGTCCAGCTGGCTTGCAGCACCTGCAGCGGGCTTTCATGGCTTTGGCCGTTTAATGCAAGCAGCAGCTTGGCCATATCTTTGCGGGTTAGTATAAAGCTCTCCATGCGCCTTGCCTTCCTCCTGTTCCGTTATTTCAAGTTCATATGAACTCATCATACGCCTCTGAAAACGGCTTGTAAAGGCTAGATAATGAAAGATAAAGACTACGTGAACGCCGTTTTCACCCGTTTTCAGACAATTCCTGCCTGAAGCGACCAGATAAGAAGGTTGTCATTGGCAGGTGGAGTTCGCTATATTAGTTCATAAGAACTTATTATATTAAAATATATAAAAGGATTGTGAAAACCGAAAATGGGTATAGGATTTAATCTGTTCTTGTTTGCAGTTCTCATTATACTGTCGGCTTTTTTTGTGGCTACGGAGTTTGCGATTATTCGCTTGCGTTCCAGCCGTGTCGACCAGCTCGTTCTGGAGGGCAAAAAAAATGCGCTGGCGGTACAACGGGTGACCAGCAGCCTGGATGCTTACTTGTCGGCGTGCCAGCTAGGCATTACGATTACGGCACTGGGTCTGGGCTGGCTTGGAGAACCAACGATTGCGAAACTGCTGCTCCCGCTGTTTGAGAGCATGAACTTGGACGGAGAAATCAGCCATGTTGTAGCATTTATCGTTTCATTCGTATTGGTAACCTACGTGCATGTCGTCATCGGCGAGCTTGCGCCTAAAACGTTTGCCATTCAAAAAGCGGAAGCGATCAGCTTCGCGTTTGCAAAACCGATTATTTATTTCTATAAAGTGATGTATCCGTTTATTTGGCTGCTGAACGGCTCGGCGAACAGCCTCGTCCGAATTTTTGGCTTAAAACCGGCAAGCGAAAAGGATGAAGCCCATTCCGAGGAAGAAATCCAGATCATTTTGACCGAAAGCCTGGAGAGCGGCAAAATCAACACGACGGAATATGGATATGTAAGCCGCATTTTTGCTTTTGACGAAATGCTGGCCAAGGAAATTATGGTACCGCGTACCGACATGATTGCACTGTATACCAACAAAACGTTCAAGGAAAATCTGGAAATTATCCGCAAAGAGCAATATACGCGGTTTCCGGTCGCTGCGGACAGCAAAGATAATATTATCGGCATGATCAATACGAAGCAGCTGTTCCTGGAATATGATTCGGATAAAGGCGTTGACTTTAAAAGCTTGATTCATCCGGTGCTGACGGTGCCGGAGGTCATTCCGGTGAAGCAGCTGCTGAAACGGATGCAGCAGGAGCGTGTCCATATCGCGATCCTGATGGATGAATACGGCGGCACTTCCGGTCTGATTACAATCGAGGACATTCTGGAGGAAATCGTCGGCGATATCCGCGACGAATTTGACCAGGATGAACGGAAGGAAATCGAGAAGCTGGACGAAAACTGCTATCTGCTTGACGGCAAAGTATCGCTGGATGAACTGGCCGATTTGACCGGCTGCAGCTTTGATGACGAAGAAGTGGATACGGTTGGCGGCTTCCTGTATATACATGTCCGCGAGCCGAAAGCCGGCAAAGAATTTTTTTACGAGAATCTTCATTTCATCGTCCGCGAAGTAGGCAAAAACCGTATTAAAAAAGTGGAAATGATTATTCAAAAAGAAGAAGAACTAGCGTCGCTGGCCGAGATCGAGCCGGCGTAAACGATAGAAGCTCCTGCTGCCAAGCGATAAGCGAGGCGGGCAGGAGCTTTATTGATTTATGGGCCGCCGGTTCAATCCGGGCCTGCGTATGAAATCCAGATGATCCATTCCGTTAAGGCGATTCGTCGCGCGAGGTGTCCTCGGTACGGATGCCTCCGGCGCCGAGCAGTTTATGCTCAATGGATTTAGCATGGATTAAACAAATGACAACCGGATAGACAAGCAGTGTGCCCAAAATAGGCGAAAGCGTACCGTCATAGGAAAGAAGGGTGATCCATATGGCGGCAATCCACAAGTTTATCCGCACATATTCAATCAGTTTTTTCATCGTTGGCCGCTCCTTTGCAGCTGTACTCTTAACAGCTTATGAAGCGGCTTTTCCGGATGTGTGCTGTGAAGCAGATTTATTTATTGGCTTTTGACCTGATTGAAAAAGTGGCTGATCGCATAATAAGCAGCGCCGCGCACCGCCGACTGGTCCTGCAGCTCGGCAAACGTCAGCTTGACGCGTTCATGGTGATACGACAATGTGCGTTCCGCAACAGCCCGCTGCAGGGACGGCTCCAGCCATGCTTTCGCCCGGCTCATCCGGTTGCCGATAATGACAATGTCGGGATTGAACACATTAATGATGCTGGAAATGCCGGCTCCCAAATAAGAGCCGATCTCCTCAAACAGCGACTGCACCTGCTTGTCGCCGGCTTCCGCCGCTTTAATCAGATTGCTGAGGCTGCTGCTGCCGGGCAGCCCAAGCTCGGCTGCCTGCTGCAAAAGCGCATTTTCCGAAGCGTACAGCTCCCAGCAGCCTTTATTGCCGCAGCGGCAAGGCTTCCCGTCGTATTCGATCGACAGATGCCCAAGCTCCCCCGAAAATCCGGATGCCCCTTTATAAAGCTCCTTGTTCAAAATAATGCCGGTGCCGATCCCGATCCCGACGCTGACATAGATTTGATGCGCAATGCCGCGCCCGGCCCCGTATTTTTGCTCGCCCTGCGCACCTGCATTCGCTTCGTTGTCAATGGTTACGGGAAGGGAAAACCGTTCTTCCAGCATGCGGCGCAAATCGACTTTGCGCCACTGCATATTAGGTGCAAATAGAATAGACCCTTCATCATCTACAATACCCGGTACGCCGAGGCCGATGCCCACAATGCCGTAAGGGCTGTCCGGTGCCAAATCCATGAGCTGCTCGATGCATGAAATGAGCTGGTTTAGCGCAAAATCAGGTTCGTGGTGGTTCATATCCAGCTCGTGCTCGCTTACAACGGCGCCTTCGAGATCGGTTAATATGCCGCGAATGTAATTGACGCCCAGATCGATGCCAACCGCATAACCCGCCGTCGCGTTAAATACAAGCATGACGGGCTTTCTTCCGCCGCTGGACTGGCCGGGACCGGTCTCAATAATCAAATGCCCGTCAATCAAATCCTGAACGAGGCTTGAGACGGTTGCTTTGTTCAGGCCGGTCATTTCTGAAATTTGCGCGCGTGACAGCGGCGCATGTTTCAGAACGGAATCCAGCACAATGGATGTATTCATTTTTTTGATGAAAGCAAGGTCTCCAGTCTGTTTTAGTGCCAAAGGCGGACCTCCGTCCGTTTTTTA encodes the following:
- a CDS encoding ROK family protein, with the protein product MNTSIVLDSVLKHAPLSRAQISEMTGLNKATVSSLVQDLIDGHLIIETGPGQSSGGRKPVMLVFNATAGYAVGIDLGVNYIRGILTDLEGAVVSEHELDMNHHEPDFALNQLISCIEQLMDLAPDSPYGIVGIGLGVPGIVDDEGSILFAPNMQWRKVDLRRMLEERFSLPVTIDNEANAGAQGEQKYGAGRGIAHQIYVSVGIGIGTGIILNKELYKGASGFSGELGHLSIEYDGKPCRCGNKGCWELYASENALLQQAAELGLPGSSSLSNLIKAAEAGDKQVQSLFEEIGSYLGAGISSIINVFNPDIVIIGNRMSRAKAWLEPSLQRAVAERTLSYHHERVKLTFAELQDQSAVRGAAYYAISHFFNQVKSQ
- a CDS encoding DUF1836 domain-containing protein, which produces MESFILTRKDMAKLLLALNGQSHESPLQVLQASWTSSHLNDQQQGSAMPAFLSTSLPPVIEKLIKGTRVKGFSLQEIAALGRLIEYSGVSLTAMQNWVKRDFKPYFDCPKVGKKYSINQAALLFIIDDLKYNLDFESIRKLFCILFNKPEDENDDLVGPVSLYEAYSDMFEQLDATHRQIEAKATDSENYKQDFVTEQMVLAAANRYARTLPELTGRQREAVRNFMLIAAVSIQTAYCHSVSKRYFNATMFL
- a CDS encoding hemolysin family protein, which gives rise to MGIGFNLFLFAVLIILSAFFVATEFAIIRLRSSRVDQLVLEGKKNALAVQRVTSSLDAYLSACQLGITITALGLGWLGEPTIAKLLLPLFESMNLDGEISHVVAFIVSFVLVTYVHVVIGELAPKTFAIQKAEAISFAFAKPIIYFYKVMYPFIWLLNGSANSLVRIFGLKPASEKDEAHSEEEIQIILTESLESGKINTTEYGYVSRIFAFDEMLAKEIMVPRTDMIALYTNKTFKENLEIIRKEQYTRFPVAADSKDNIIGMINTKQLFLEYDSDKGVDFKSLIHPVLTVPEVIPVKQLLKRMQQERVHIAILMDEYGGTSGLITIEDILEEIVGDIRDEFDQDERKEIEKLDENCYLLDGKVSLDELADLTGCSFDDEEVDTVGGFLYIHVREPKAGKEFFYENLHFIVREVGKNRIKKVEMIIQKEEELASLAEIEPA